In Tachysurus fulvidraco isolate hzauxx_2018 chromosome 9, HZAU_PFXX_2.0, whole genome shotgun sequence, the sequence GCGTTcgagcgtttgtgtgtgtgtgtgtgtgtgtgtgtgtgtgtgtgtgtgtgtgtgtgtgtgtgtgtgtgtgtgtgtgtgtgtgtgtgtgtgtgtgtgtgtgtgaaggggagGCCCTTTGGGGAGAAGATAAGAGAGAAGTAAGTCTGGATTTCGCATTAGCATACAGGCAGCAGAAGAAGGAGAGGCAGATTGTAGGAGTTGCAGACAGAAAAACATAACAACAGCACGAGCTCTTAACTCGTGTTCACCGACACGACGCATTTTTACGACAAACTGGATGACTTTATATTATTAAGGCATCATATTTTCACCCCGGTCTTAACATTTCATACTGCGAAGCGATTAATTAGGAGAGATTTGTTTTGAGTTTTACCTTTTTCCGCTTTCGGgaaatatataatcacacatgcgcgaatttgattatttttcttaaaacatttctgctgttttattttattttactttgttttattttctttcctatTAGCGCAATTGCTATTTGGATTTTCTGACTATTCCTGACAACCAATGCCAAAAACACTGAGAATATTCTTCCTAACCTGGACTGTGTAAAATATCCGAGTGTGCGATTTTCTTTTCTGCGTTTGTTTTCGAACTCCTACAGGACAGTGCtaaaataactatatatatatttttttgtttttaattttttgttggTTTCTGCGTGTTTTGGGGATGATTTCAGCCATCTCGAGCCCGTGGCTGACGCAGCTCTCCCATTTTTGCGATGTTGCAGCCTTCACCACGAGCAGCCTGAATAGCCTGAACGCGCCGGGCAGCTACCATCCTCATCCTCCCCATCCTCATTCCcaccatcctcatcctcaccaCCTCTCTCCGTCACCCGGGGATCCTTACAGCAGCCAGCATGAAGGTCACTTCGATTCGTGCCCTTCTGCCACACAGGCCGCTTGTTACCCGCCGTACTCCGGCTCCGAGGCAGGGCAGGGCGACCCGGCCGCCACGagctgctcctcttcctcctcgtcTTCGTCTTCCTCCTCTTCGTCGTCGACGCCGAATAAATCTCTGGTGAAGAAGAACCCCAAAGTGGCCAACATCAGCGTGCAGTTGGAGATGAAGGCGCTCTGGGACGAGTTTAATCAGCTCGGAACCGAAATGATCGTCACGAAGGCCGGGAGGTGAGTGACTCACAGTTTCCCTTTTATTTGGATTTACGCTGAAACTATTCCCAAAAATCCGCGAGTGTTATTAAGTCTTCCGGGTTTGACTGGGTAGCCTGTTGAGAACGTGCCGGCAGGTTAACATTTGCGTCATGTAAGCAGCGTTGAATTAACACGTCTAAAGTGCTGAAACTGTCGAATTAACACATGCGGCATTGTCATGTTTTGAAATAATGCCGGAAATATGGAACTGAATTCGCGCCTGTTATGTTAAATTAACACTTATACCGCAGATAGAGAGCAGAATTAGAGTCATATAACACCGAGGCAATAGGCAAAGCCTCAAAATAACTGAATTAATACCCAATATGCATAGTGTTAAATAAACTTGTACTGAAGCAGTGCTTAACACGTAATACTAGCACACTGGCGTATTTATTAGCTCAATACTTGTACAGTAAAAGTATTGAATAACTAAATATTAGTCCAATggtacaataaattatatatcaATAGCAGTCCAGAGGAACACTGAAGTATGTATTAACTTAAGTCCCAACACTAATACAGTGAAACTTTTGCGTATTTAttctagtatttatttattacattttagtcGAACACTTTTAGACCGAGTATTTATTAACTTACTTGTATAGTAAGAACTTTACCTATTAATACGTGTACAGGGGTgcagtaaaatatttattaacccTTAAGCGACATAAACCCTACAGTGCATAACCAACCAGTGAACTGTTTGTACAGCTACAGTTGGTGCGCATTAATTATTAACACTTTCTATTGTATGATGTTAAGGTAGGTGTTTATGAAAATCACCAGTAAATAGACTACCAACTAtttttacagtatgtactgCAGAATACTAAACACTCTAATCTGAAGTTTTGGATATTTAActctattttgtgtgtgtgtgtgtgtgtgtgtgtgtgtgtgtgtgtgtgtgtgtgtgtgtgtgtgtgtgtgtggcctgcgaTAAGACgggatataatattataattataattataacttttaataaagacaaatcataattaataaaattttaCATGATGCTAAGTGCTAACTCGCGAAAAAAATTCCAAGTTCAGtataataaattttttaattcatattttttaattcatattttaatattattgtaatactagccaataatttaaataatgtctCTTGTTTATTTTGATGTAGTAGATTCGAAATATTCGAATCTACTTCGAATCTCAGgagaaaatgataaaatgaaacatatttTTTAGTGAATTTAAGTAATTTAAGAAATTTAAGAAATTGTATTTCATGTATTGTAtttcatacagtataatcagtggataataataataataataataataataataataataataagaagaagaagaagaagaagaagaagaaaacgaaTTCATTTGAGACAAATAGCTTATGATTTCTAGTAATTCCTTCTTGTATATTAATTAAGTTAATTGTATAATTACTTGAAAtctttaaaaagacaaaatcattCTATAAGCGACAGTGAATTTTGACAGTGAGCTGTTTTCATCAATTCACTCAAAAAGAAAGAGAGCCATTAAAGGAAAAGATAGTTtgcttaaataaattaattaataactaaataaatcttTGCCTCAGTCATCTTATCTTTACtaatttttttcaataataGAGAACGGATATggtttaaatgcattaaaagtGTCAACATAAAAGTATTTaaggtttatataaattttacaTTAAGGTATTTAACTATATATTGTGGAACTATTTATGTTTGTCATGggaaaggagaggaaaaatatataaatacatcacATCATTATCAATTTTCCATCATCATTATCCTAATACTGAAAAATGAATTCTtacatgatcattttaatgataCTTTACGATAGTTTTGGCTTTACAGTATGTGGGATTATTCACTATTTATAAAAACGATTAcaacgacgatgatgatgatgatgatgatgatgatgatgatgaagaagaagaagaagaagaagaagaagaagaagacgaaaaTGATGATACAAACTAATCTCATTAAACACGTGAAGCATATTGTGATCTATTGATATTCTTCGGGACCTGCAAGGCATCACATGCTGTCTTGATTATCTTTATTGATCAGAAGGGgacaataatatttaaaatataataaagatgATAAAACGAGCCTCCGTGcagtaataaatatttcacGCTGAAAGACCCGTGCTCATTGAAACAGCTTGTCATCTACTTAAATATTTATGGATGGATTTAAATCGAACTTGTTTCTATTTGCACGTGCAAAAATCATCTTCTCTCTGATTCTGGTTACACGATTATTGTCTGCTACATTTATTGGATCTGCACTGTAACTCCTTATGTTCCATGTGGGATATGCCAAGAAACACTGATGagggggaaagggagagagagagagaggttttatTAGCGTtgcagtgggttttttttttgttttttttttttttgcatgcttgTCCAGTGTGTAGGGTAATCTGTCACTCCCAAAACTTTTCCAAAATCAGATCGTCGAGAGAGCACTTTCAGAGCTACTTTAGCCTCACCTGAGCACAACTGCACCTTGAATACACTCTGATGTTAATGGAGCGACGAGCTGGAGGATCACTTTCACTCCCAAACAGCAGGGGAAGAAAATccacactgatttatttacttatatgcGAAAATGTGTGGCTAGAGGGAAGAAGACGGTGGGAGAGTGAAATACAcaaaagaggaaagaaacagaGCGACATAAAATACCAAATAGATACAAAACAAGAtgtaacaaaatgtaaaaaaagatttcaattCGCCTCAAAGCAGAAAATAATAGTCAGGTAATGTTTTATTCTGCAATGAAAAAATTCCAGCGTGAAATTAAATACtacaaattataatatatatattatttatttattttatctttctgCCAAATAATACTCTTTATATTTTACAGAGTTGAAGAAAAAAGTGCATCTTAAAAATTGATAATAAACGCAATATCTCAATTTAGAATatctcaattaaaaaaaattcttaattaattaaaattcttcattattgttcatttaaaaaacgaTCCTAATAAAGTGTTCTTTACTTTTCCTCCCTTCCAGACGAATGTTTCCTACATTTCAAGTGAAAATATTTGGGATGGACCCAATGGCTGACTACATGCTTTTAATGGATTTCCTACCAGTCGATGATAAACGGTACCGGTAAGTTATCCAATAACCAGCGCATtgtatttaatacagaaatatataaggTAAGAGTGTGTAAAGTCCGTTTTAAATTTTGCAGTCAAGCAACAATATGAGTTACACACCGGAGTTAGATTATTGATGGAGctggaaacaacaacaaaatatccaAAAATGCAACCCGTATattagataataaaataaatcaatggtGCAACATTTATTAAACTGCAGTTCGTGAAGCATATTGATATGGACGATTTAAAAAGTCCACATACTGTAAGCAGCTTGACTACATCGCATCCAATTTGTCGGATCGTCACTGACTGAATACAGAACACAGCAAAGCATTAAACTGTTGGTTAGAAGCTAGTGGGTggaaaacatatatatttttcataaatacgTTGTGCAGCCTTTTCACAAAATATTGCACCAATTCATAAAAGATATATTCTGAAGCACTAATACCGCTATAATACCGGTTATTACTGTACTATTTTTTTAGAGTCCAGATCTTAGCTATGTGACTTAAATGTAGTCTAATATGTCATGCGAGTGTGCACAGATGTTTCCCCGAATTACAAATAGTCTGTAAATATTTATCAGGcgattcggataagcggtagaaaatgaatgaatgaatatatattaaaattaaatattatattgttaAAAGTAATTATGTCTATTGTGTAATCTGTGTCTttaaatacaggaaaaaaaaggaatgtatAAAGACATGGTCGCTGCGATGCACATGACTTGCTCATAACTTGCTCTTTGTctcttgtctctgtctgtctgtctgtctgtctgtctctctgtctgtctctctgtctgtctgtcccacaGCTACGCGTTTCACAGCTCCTCGTGGCTGGTGGCCGGTAAAGCTGACCCCGCGACCCCGGGCAGAGTTCACTATCACCCCGATTCTCCAGCTAAAGGAGCTCAGTGGATGAAACAAATAGTTTCTTTCGACAAACTTAAACTCACTAACAATCTACTAGATGACAACGGACATGTAAGTAGCTTTGTTTAGATAAActaaatatatagtaaatacCTTGTCATAAGCATATAGGCTATTGGAAACGCTTAAGcgttcatattatttatattatgttttaaaagCTAATTTGAGTCACTTGTATTTTAATACGAGACCATTTTAATCTATTACCTGGTCGAGAAAGACTGTGTCTGTTCATGGATctacatatatttacaatacagatatatttacttatatattataactgaaataaaaaatagaaataaatattaataatttatattgaAAAAACACGTGAATACGGTCACTGTGTCAGTGTGAATAAGCACTAAGGCGTTTGCGACTGATCCATAGGTGCCCACGAGACTTTAGCTGCTGGATTGGCTCATTAGCATAATGCATATTTAATTCATTCTAATTTCCAGCTCCATAGCCATTCGCTGTTtcttcttcattattattattattattattattattattattattattattattattattattattattattattattaatagtagtagtaatagtaagcCAAATGTTCTTGTACGGTTAGTAAAGAAtaattgttatttaatttacataattattctttaatttacttaattattatttaacgcatttctatttatttctgtttttttttaagattatcGAAATTTAATCGAATATAACCCAACACCCAcccatcatttttttatttttttattttttgtccatTCTTGCAGATCATCCTGAACTCCATGCACAGATATCAGCCCAGGTTTCATGTCGTCTACGTGGACCCGCGTAAGGACAGTGAGAAATACGCAGAAGAAAACTATAAGACGTTTGTTTTCGAGGAGACGCGATTCACAGCAGTCACAGCCTACCAGAACCACAGGGTAGGAACACACTGATTTATCACCATTTCCTTCTAGACGCTCCATGTTACAAGCAGGGCTCTTGTGTCGACGGCAAGTAAAGTGCGATGCTCGTTTATTTGTTTTGCGCAAAAACAACCACAGTTCAATCCACATCCCGGGGCTTAAGGCAGCTTTTAGGCCTCCAAAAAGAAACCATTTCTGTGGCGAAGACTGTTTCTAAAATAGACTTACTGTTAAATTAATATTGCAGAAGTCAACACATAGGATTATATAGGAGTAGTACATGAAATGAGGGAGATtttgctataaaataaaaatgcttgttTGGGGATAagcatgagcaaaaaaaaatagacgagttatttagaatttaatctaatttcagttagtttacatttaattactcttccagcatttggcagactccatTATATCcggagcgacttacattatcttattttatacaactgagcaattgaggtttaagggccttgctcaggggcccaacagtgccagcttggtggacctgggattccaacttatgaccttctgatcagtagcccaacacattaaccactaggttactaCATAGTTTGGGGCATCAATATATTTGACATTATTGTGCAGACATTATTGTACacctatttatatatacacatttatatcgATAATGTATGTTGTGATTTAAACCATTGACaatctgtttgtttaaaatatttctaaaaacatgtgggatgtggtagctcagtggttaaggtgttcaactactgatcggaaggtcatttggttcgaatcccaggtccaccaagttgccactgcagggcccctgaggaaggcccttaaccctcaattgctcaggtgtataaactgaaataaaaatatagaagtACCTCTGGaaaagagtgtctgctaaatgctgtaaatgtaatatatgtaaatgtaaaaaaaaacaagtagaaGAAAACACTTTGATTAGCTGCTAACGCTTAGTAAGAaggttagtaaaaaaaattgtaatattttgcgcAGATGTATAGTGTATGTGATGAATGAGGGGTTTTTCCTCTCACCACTGTCATATCAGTGATGTTAGAGCGCAGCTGGTGTGATTGCTGCTcctttctactctctctctctctctctctctctttctctctctcttttcctttctgtggcttttttcctcctccttttcctgCTCTGTCTTCTATCAGTTTGACCTCGCGCGCTTTTCACGTGCTGCTCTGGAATGTCTCGCACGCACCTCTAGAGTTGaccaaatgaaatatttaaaatatatatatatacatatttttatatatatatatatatacatatatatattttagtggaaaaaacaaacaaactgcaaGACATAGAGAATGATGTTTATTTGTGGAAACGTTCCGAAAAGAAGAAAACACTTAAATTGATATTTAGTCTAGAGAAAGAACTGAGCACTAGTTAGCATTTTGTTACAGAAAGAAAATCCAGTAAAAAGTAAACAGCAGGATTTTTTTGTGACGGCAGAAGATGTAGACTGTAATATAACATCATTGAGGATAATCACTAAACAGTAAAGACTTTTGAAACATTAGAAGGATCGCTAGCTCCATCGACACGCAATTTCGTGCTAAATCTCAGCATCCAAAATCAAAGGTTGtttgaacaaaacaaaataaaacctttatttattccATTTCTTTCACCACTTGTTTCTCAGAAAACTATTAGCTCTTTTAATCAATTGAGGATAAATGTAAGAGTTTTCTTGCCATTATTAAAACCACAACAAAATACTGAGCCTGATTttgctactactaataataataattaataataaacaataagaaTAATGTGGTGTCTAATCTCAATGTCTATGTTTTATTTGGCAGATAACACAGCTAAAAATTGCCAGCAACCCATTTGCGAAGGGATTTAGAGACTGTGATCCTGAAGACTGGTAAGTCCTGATAATATCTTGTCAATAACCGAATGATTTGTAAATATCTTAAAGAGATTAAATTATGTTAACCTCTGCATTTATATACTTACATAGctatttatattttgtacaaGATACAACAAATATACAGGATGATTTCCTTTTAAAAGGATAACACACGACGCTCGGAAACACATGACTTTTAATAAACAGCACTGTAAAGAATGTTGTGATATTAACATTTTGTGAAGGATTTGAATGTGTAATATATAAGTAGTTGTATGACTAAggttataaacaacaacaaaaaaataacaacaacctATAATTATTTACTTGTGTTTATGTTCAGGCCCAGAAATCACAGGCCAGGCTCACTGCCAATAATCAGTGCTTTCGCTCGGACAAGGAACCCGATGTCTTCTCCCCCGCAGCAGAACGGTACTGAGAAAGGTAGCTATGAACCACCTAaacctttttaaatgaatttaaagttgccgttttttaaaaacaaacaaacaaacaaaaaaaaaaatacaggattGAGATAAAATAATTGATCAGTACAGATTTCATGACTAAACAGATTTCTGTGCTACAGTGTTATGTCCAAATTTCGCTATTTATTGCGACAATCTGCTAGAACTTCGGTTGAGTATTCGGTTGCTATCTGAATACAAACACATGTCCTTTAAATGCATCCTGCAGCAATAATCTATACCAGCACCCCTGAAAAGCCATTACTGTGATTTGGCATCAGAGTAAACCAGCATCAGACATAGtggtgacattttatttctgaaaaataCATTCCACAGGGCCAAACACTTAATATTTTCAGTTGGCAGATTGCAGACCACAATACACCGAAGTTTGAACAGCTGCATGCCCAGAGGACATACGCCGCACAGACCAAAAACATCCTCCCTGCcatttttcccccctcacaTACTCCAGCTCTGTGGAACAGCGATTTCCTGAGCGCATTAGCCTGTTTGGCAGATGAGACCTATAACTTACCTTTGCCTCACAGAACACTTCATTTCCCAACAGCAAAGCAAATTATACTAAAACATTTCCATTGGACTGATGGCTGAAGCGCTCGAAGCCACTGTGAGTCTCCTGAGAGAtgcaatgttaatgttaatgtcacTGATAATAATCTGCTGACACAATGGGTTGAAAAACTGAACAATTATAAAGACCCTGAGTTCTAAAAATTATAAAGACTAATAACGCTGATCGTATGGACGTGCAACGAAACAATatttaacattacattacattgttATTCCATCATAGGAATTCTGTTCTGTAAAACTCTACATTCCTTTTCAGTGTCCTAATGGATCCCTTTATCATAAGaggtatatacagtagtttataTTAAAAGGTATAAAAGGATAGCAACAATGAAAGACGGCCCACCAGTTTAGTGCCCCTTTtctctgagagaaaaaaaatgcatcgaTTTAAAAATTGATTCAGAATcgtgtatttttgtattattcgTTACATTATTCGTATGATTTGTATcgttttttgtattatttttttgtatgatatgttaaaagacattttatgtaacgataacattttaacacactGTTCTGACTCTTTCCACAGAGGATAGGAGAGATTACGACCGTGACCCCAATGGCACACCCATCCATGGCGACCCAGCCCACCAGCTGATGTCCCGTGTGCTCAGCCCTGCCCTGCCGGTGCCGGGAGGCCTACATGCCGTCCCTCTGACCTCCGGACCCCGGAGTCCGCCTCATGAACTGCGTATCGACGGACACCAGGCTGCAGACACGCTGCACCATCACCCCTACAAATACCCCAGCACCTATGAACACTACCTAGGGGCAAAAACCAGGGCGACTCCATACCCTTTACCCAGCATCCGAGGCCACACTTACCCCCCTCACATGAACCCAGCCACGGCTAACATGTACTCAACTGGCAGCGCACCGCCGAATTATGACTACGGGCCAAGATAATAACtcacaaagacaaaaccaaagACACTCTgagacacacagtcactctctctctctctctctctctctcactcacacacactctctctctgtcatacaCACCAACAGTTCTCCATGCCCAAAGCTTGGGTTGAGTTTTGGAAAGAGCATGCCGTTTGAGGTGGATGAACGGCCATATTTATTAAACGGAGAAATGTATTCACGGAAAAAGCAGACAGGCCTGGTGGAATGGAGTTCAGCTCCTGTTTTGCCCTGGGGGACTTTTACACTATGAGAGCTTTAAAAGGGCGCTAGAGGATCCGAAGACTACAGTATAGACACCAGCACAATAAGAAGTAATGCATTATTGCAGACTGGACTTGATATTTTGTGTTggatgcactttttttttgcttttaaaaaaagcCATAAGTTATATATTCTTGAGCCCATCAAGCTTCTAGGTAGGAAAGTCGTTTGCATGTTGCTCTGATCTGAAGGTGTTGACATGCCTCGGGATATTTTacgttgttattttttttttgttgtcgttCCTGATCGAGTTACTATCCATTGAAACACTAGGCCATCTTAAGCAATTCAGAGAAGCTTGTACCATGGCACTGACTTACTGCAGTTCAAAATAAATGTGGACAGAATGACCTAGCTGAACCTGTAAAATAAGCATTAAATGTTTTACTTTCAACATCATTTTCCATTACCTTTTTCAGTCCTTGTCAGATTTCCCCAAGGGTTTTATCTAATTACAGCCCAGGGGGCAAAAAAGGCTCCTTTTGCTCTACTTATGTGTGTCTAAACATGATGAATACATGTTTGATTTGGAAAGAAAGCGCTGAAACATTAACATGTTCatgatttcattttcattacacTGCAGACTGCAGAATGCATGAAAATTATAGCCGGTTCgttcaacaaaaacaaaaagttcaCCTCACAcatagggagagagaggaggaaggtgggagggagagagacaggaccGCAAAGTTATTCCGGATGGCAAATCTGGAGTCATCTGGCAAACAGTGGCTCGACAGTTTAACACAATTCATACTTGCAAAGGCATCAAAGAGAAACGTCAGTCCACCTGCGCCGTGCAGGCCGCCACACGCgtgtttacatttttcaaaCACAGATTCAACACCGGTTCCTTGGGCAACACAAGTATTTGCACACCATCGATTGGATAAATTGAAGAACTTTTGATCTATTATCGAgaatctatctatttatttatttatttatttatttatttatttatttatttatttatttatttatttatttattcatttatttttacttaaaacaacaacagcagcaccaaaaaaaaaaaacattagaggTTTCATGGTtcggtttttattttatacaaaaaagttTGGTTGTACATCTGAATTCCTTCAGGTCTTTGGACAGATTCTATAAAACGATACGAAGCAGTTTTAAAGACCTATGGAATGTttgctttaatataataaaagtaaaatgaaatagaGGAGAGACATGATGAAGATGACGCTGATTATAATAAACTGTGACAGGTTTATATAGAAATCTAGGACAATTCATTGCAATACA encodes:
- the tbx1 gene encoding T-box transcription factor TBX1 isoform X1; this encodes MDEDSPLSPRANAFSIDSLISAEGNATFAKHGSFTTMHYSTVTREMEAISSPWLTQLSHFCDVAAFTTSSLNSLNAPGSYHPHPPHPHSHHPHPHHLSPSPGDPYSSQHEGHFDSCPSATQAACYPPYSGSEAGQGDPAATSCSSSSSSSSSSSSSSTPNKSLVKKNPKVANISVQLEMKALWDEFNQLGTEMIVTKAGRRMFPTFQVKIFGMDPMADYMLLMDFLPVDDKRYRYAFHSSSWLVAGKADPATPGRVHYHPDSPAKGAQWMKQIVSFDKLKLTNNLLDDNGHIILNSMHRYQPRFHVVYVDPRKDSEKYAEENYKTFVFEETRFTAVTAYQNHRITQLKIASNPFAKGFRDCDPEDWPRNHRPGSLPIISAFARTRNPMSSPPQQNGTEKEDRRDYDRDPNGTPIHGDPAHQLMSRVLSPALPVPGGLHAVPLTSGPRSPPHELRIDGHQAADTLHHHPYKYPSTYEHYLGAKTRATPYPLPSIRGHTYPPHMNPATANMYSTGSAPPNYDYGPR
- the tbx1 gene encoding T-box transcription factor TBX1 isoform X2; amino-acid sequence: MDEDSPLSPRANAFSIDSLISAEGNATFAKHGSFTTMHYSTVTREMEAFTTSSLNSLNAPGSYHPHPPHPHSHHPHPHHLSPSPGDPYSSQHEGHFDSCPSATQAACYPPYSGSEAGQGDPAATSCSSSSSSSSSSSSSSTPNKSLVKKNPKVANISVQLEMKALWDEFNQLGTEMIVTKAGRRMFPTFQVKIFGMDPMADYMLLMDFLPVDDKRYRYAFHSSSWLVAGKADPATPGRVHYHPDSPAKGAQWMKQIVSFDKLKLTNNLLDDNGHIILNSMHRYQPRFHVVYVDPRKDSEKYAEENYKTFVFEETRFTAVTAYQNHRITQLKIASNPFAKGFRDCDPEDWPRNHRPGSLPIISAFARTRNPMSSPPQQNGTEKEDRRDYDRDPNGTPIHGDPAHQLMSRVLSPALPVPGGLHAVPLTSGPRSPPHELRIDGHQAADTLHHHPYKYPSTYEHYLGAKTRATPYPLPSIRGHTYPPHMNPATANMYSTGSAPPNYDYGPR